Proteins encoded within one genomic window of Eurosta solidaginis isolate ZX-2024a chromosome 1, ASM4086904v1, whole genome shotgun sequence:
- the LOC137249978 gene encoding phenoloxidase-activating factor 2 isoform X2: MCSILHYVQTRQLVIGTVPPLGAGGSITTSYCICVPPGSCSNPTSTQPTDGSGQIDIRIVNNPTLTPTNPSVSCNFGLILCCQPGSYQCGRRYPPPPGSTPAAAGQAQFGEYPWVAALLTNAEVYLGAGALITAQHVLTAAHKVFNISTSSFKVRVGEWDAAGTSEPIPAQDVLIASVYIHPNFNSANLQNDVAIVRLASAVSLATKSTVGTVCLPTTTFVGQTCYVAGWGKNDFGPTGAYQAVERKVDVPLITNAACQTQLRATRLGQPFQLDSSSFICAGGEAGKDACTGDGGSPLVCQNNNIWYVVGLVAWGIGCGQGGIPGVYVNVATYLAWIQTILASS; encoded by the exons TTCAGACACGTCAGTTAGTTATCGGTACCGTGCCACCATTAGGCGCCGGAGGATCAATTACAACATCCTATTGCATTTGTGTGCCGCCCGGATCATGTTCAAACCCAACATCTACACAGCCAACTGATGGTAGCGGACAAATCGACATACGCATTGTTAATAAT CCAACCCTCACGCCAACTAACCCAAGTGTTAGCTGTAACTTTGGTCTTATACTTTGTTGTCAACCTGGCTCATATCAGTGTGGTCGACGTTATCCACCACCACCTGGCAGTACACCAGCTGCTGCTGGACAAGCGCAATTTGGCGAATATCCATGGGTTGCAGCACTACTCACCAATGCCGAAGTGTATTTGGGTGCTGGCGCATTAATCACTGCCCAACATGTGCTCACAGCTGCACATAAAGTTTTCAATATTTC CACTTCATCATTCAAGGTACGCGTTGGCGAGTGGGATGCTGCAGGCACTTCAGAGCCGATACCAGCACAAGATGTACTAATCGCGAGTGTTTACATTCATCCTAATTTCAATTCAGCAAACTTACAAAATGATGTTGCCATCGTACGTTTGGCTTCAGCTGTTTCACTTGCCACAAAGTCCACTGTGGGCACCGTCTGCTTGCCGACCACCACATTTGTAGGTCAAACATGTTATGTCGCTGGCTGGGGTAAGAATGATTTTGGTCCGACTGGTGCCTATCAAGCTGTAGAGCGTAAAGTGGATGTTCCGCTCATTACGAATGCGGCCTGTCAAACGCAGTTGCGTGCTACACGGCTTGGGCAACCTTTTCAATTGGATAGTAGCAGTTTTATTTGCGCTGGTGGTGAAGCGGGTAAAGATGCGTGCACG GGTGATGGCGGCTCACCGTTGGTCTGTCAGAACAATAATATTTGGTATGTGGTTGGCTTAGTGGCGTGGGGCATTGGCTGTGGTCAGGGTGGCATTCCAGGTGTTTACGTGAATGTGGCAACATATCTGGCATGGATTCAAACAATTTTAGCTTCATCGTAG